Genomic window (Canis lupus dingo isolate Sandy chromosome 6, ASM325472v2, whole genome shotgun sequence):
GCATTCCAGTTTCGGAAGCAGACATAAGCAACAAATAAACACCTATTTGCAATAGAGGTAAGTGCTATGAGGGACTAGGGAGGTGCAATGGATGGAAACAAGGGGGGAGAGGGAACTTTACTTAGGCCATCAGGAAAGTCTCCATTAGTTCATCACACATGTCACTTGGTTCTTGTCATCTATCTTCTCAACTAGACTTCAACTCCATGAGGTCGAGAAGCAGGTCTGCTTTGTTCCCTATGGTCTCCCAGTTCCTGATATCAAGTCTGGCACAGTACATACTCCATAAAACACTTGGTGAAATTAATGAATCGAGTATACAGATGGCCAGTTGGGGCATTTTCAAGACAGGAAGGTGGTTACAAGCCAGGaaatagaattccccagggagaATATGTGGGAGGAGAAGAGCAGGAAGCCTGGGAAGACTTAGGAGAGGAGCCTCAGAGAGGAAATGGGGGCAGGCCGTGGCAAGGACAAAGAACACTTCACCTTTGTCTTACCCCTACATGTTCTCCTTAGCTACTAGCTCTGCCACAAGCAGGAAGGGCTTCTGAGTATCCATCATTTCCAGCCTCAAAGTCTCCTATAGTTTGCACCCAGGAATCTAAGCCCCCTCCCTAGGGAACTGCAGGGTTCAAAGAGAAGGTTCAGAGGCTCAGAAGTGTGCTGGAGTTTGGAGATTCAGATGGAGCCTAAACTCCACACCTAAAAATCCCTGGCCCCACCCATTTCTGCTGGGGGTTAGGTCaggtgtcacctcctccaggaagactgCCTTGACTCCCAATCTGAGTTAGAAGCCTCCTTCTGACTCTTACAGCCCCTAGTGCATCCTTCCATCACTGCTCTGACTACCTCAAGTGTCATCCTCTGCCTAGGGGAGATGTTATGAGTCAATACAAATAGGAGGGAAGCTGTGCCTTAGTGCCCAGATCCAGAGTGGGCATAAATTGGCACTTCTGGATGGAGTCCCATCTCTGAGAGTCTTCTCAGGAGAGAAAACTCTGAAAATCAGACAAGGTGACAAGGGTGGGAGGGTGTGGGACATGGGGGTAGAGACAGATTAAGTGCCTATTTTGAGGATACAGGTTGCTGAAGAAATGGGGAACGAGGGTGGGAAGTTTCCAAGGGGCCCAGCCTGACCTCCTGTTCTGGCTCCCCACTGGCTGTACAATCCTGCGCAGGCTCATTTGATATGTGAAGAGCAGCCTGCAAATGCGGAGGCTGCAGGTGGCACGGCGGCCGCAGGCAGGGGCCTAGAACCTGCTGCAGCCAGAGGCAGCACAAGAGGCCAGGCCTCACCGCACAAGGCTTTCCCGCGCACTCAGAGACACTGCACCAGCATGATGTGGCATGTGCTTTTATGTAGGTAGAAAAAAAAGTGCACAGAATagtgagggagcagggagcagctcTGTCCGGGCGGTCCTCTGGTTAGTCAGAGTGCAAGGGCCCTCCTCCGGCCGGGGCTCCCCAAGGGTGGGAATAAAGTGAAGACCTCAGGCAGGGGTGCTCCACAGCGGAGGAGCCACGCAGGAGGCCTTGAAATCGGCCAGACCTTTTCTGAATTTGGCCATGGAGGATTTAAGAGTACCTTAGGGGTGGGTCTCTCCAGTGGCTGAGGCCTCACCGGGTGGGCTGAGAGAGACCCCCAAGCTCCAGGAGCAAGGCCTTGGGGTGTCTGGGGGAAGGGCGGGGTCCCTGGGGCCTTGGTCTCCCGCAGGGGCCAGCCCCGCAGGCGCTCAGCCGAAGAGCTTGACAAAGCAGGGCTGGCAGTAGGGCTTGCCCGCGCGCTCCTGGAAGGAGCCCTTGGTGAGCGGGCGCAGGCAAAAGGTGCAGGTGAAGTGGTCCGGGTGGAAGCGGCGGCCCAGGGCGGACACGCAACGGCCGGTCACCGGGAGGCCACACGTGGCGCACAACGACCCGCGCCGCGCGTGGAAATGGTTCTCGCACAGCGGGCGGCCCTCGTGCTCGAAGAAGCTGCCTCCCGAGAAGGGCGCGAAGCATTCCTGCGGAAGGGCGGCCGCGGAAgcgcaggtcagcgccccccccccccccgccccagtagCTAGCTTCAGCAGGAGCGCGCTAACCCAGCGTGGGAGCCCCACTGCCCCGCAGCCGCCCCCCAGACGTGAGCACCTGACCCGAATGCCTGCAtatcccccccacctccaggctcCTAGCCGGGCTGGCCGTCCTCCCGGttccccggccccccccccccccccccccccccgccccgcgctcccgcAGCAGCGCACCCTGCACACGAAGCAGTCTGGGTGCCAGAGCGCGCTGAGCGCCGAGATGTAGTTGTCCAGGATGGGGCCTTGGCAGCCCTGGCAGCGCGGGGCGAAGAGCTGCAGGAAGTCCCGGCGGCAGTAGGGGCGGCCCTCGCGCTCGTGGAAACCTAGGGGCCGACCGAGCCAAGGAAAGAGATGCGGGCTGCACCCCACTCGCAGGATCCGAGCCCGGGGGCCGGAGGCGGGGCCCTCAGAGGGAGCGGTAGAGCGGGAGGGATGGGTAGAGGGAAGTGGCCCAGTGGGACGGGATAGGACGGAGCCAGGTGTGGGAGAGCATGGGGCCAGGAGAGGTGGGAGGTCCTAACAGGCTGGACCAAAGTGATAGAGGCCGGATGTTGAGCAGATGGGTATCTTTCAAGGCTGGAGCCACGTTCTCACCCTCGTCTCCGAAGGGCTCCCCACAACTGACGCAGCAGAAGTGCTCCGGGTGCCAGTGGGTGCCCAAGGCAGTAACCATCTTCTGCAGGAAACGAATCAGGACACTCCGTGGGGCCCtccatcccttcttccctccctcccccatcgtGAACCTCCGCATGCAGGTTTAAGTGGGAGTTTGAAGCACTAGGGACCTAACAAGGAACTTGGAAGTCAGAGTGGGCAGGGTCTAGGACATGGGTAGGCGGGAGCTGTGGGAGCTGTGGGAGCTGTGGGAGGAGAAGGGCTCACGTGTCGGATGGGTTGATTGCAGAGGCCGCATCGTGGGGAGAAGCGTTCAAAGTAGCATTCAGGGCAGAAGGGAGCTCCATCCTTCTCAAAGAAGCTGCTGCCTCCCAGGGCCATGGAACAGCCACCGCAAATGAAATGTTCCGGGTGCCAAGCACGGCCCAGCGCGGTCACCACCTGCAGGTTGGGGACAAGGCCTGGGTCAGAGTGGTCCTCAGGTTGCCATGTGCCCAGTGGGCTAAGACCTACATGGCACATTtcgagtctttttttctttttaccatttgaCTCCCTTCATTCCTTTCTCCCCATTCACCCTGAGAAGTCAGGATGAAGAACCTGATGTTCAAGTCCATCTGTAAGTGACAGAGATTTAAACCAGGTCCTCCAGCACAGTGCCTAGGGCCCCCAGTAATTTTAGGAGCCCATGAAAATGTAATTACttttaaaaccagaagaaaaaaatgagccagaagaaaatgctttaatgtataatattaatatattgggcagcccgggtggctcagcattttagcgttgcctttggcctggggcgtgatcctggagacccaggatcgagtcccacgtcaggctccctgcacggggcctgcttctccctctgcctctgtctctgactctgtctctctctatgtctttcatgaataaataaataaattaaatatttaatatatatatatgttatatatatattcatcttcaCACAAACACAGTCATAAACcacaattttaactttttttctaacAGAGGAAGGGACCCATGAAGGTGAAAGAGTCTAGGGTCCACACAAGTCATAATGCCACCCCGCCTTACTAAGATTGGAAATTtggggcaggaagcagggcaCTAAATACAGCAAGAGGATCTAGGTCAACTGCTGGGCACAGCTGTCATCAATAACATCTACTCAGTCAATAAGCCAAGAAGCAGAGCTCGCAGACCAGATACTGGTAGAGGAGAAACAGTCTTTGTTGGTGCCTGAGAGATGGTAGGTGGCACCAATAAGACATTTGTGAAGACTGAGATGGAGATTTGTAAAGGAGCTAATACTGGGCCGGCACACAGTAGAACCGCAATAAATGGTAACTGGGTGGGAATTCTCATCTGCCACTTACGTGCTACAGGATTCAGAGCtttagtctcctcatctgtaaaatatgaacAATGGTAATACCCACTTCCTAGATCATTTATTAAAAGGGAACAGTGCAAAGTCTGGCTCCCAGTAGGGATGGGTCCATGGGTCTCTACGCCCTACTCACGGGCTCCACTTACTTGCCCAGCAATAGGCTTACTGCAGGAGCCACAGAGCCCCTTGGTCTGGGTGGGAACACCACGGCGGCTGAGATCAGACTGCAGCAGCCCCAGCATGGTGTCTAGGCTGCCCTTGCTAGCTGGCCCTGGTGAGGATGGGGAGCCCTCATTCACAGAGCTTGGCACTGGTGGCTGGGTTGATCCAGAGGCTGGAAGCTGCAACAAGGAGGATATGAGAGTTGAGTCAGCAAGGCAGCAGGTGTGGAAGGTCCTAAAAAGGGTCAGGGAGCCATAAATCCACACTGGCCACACCCCACCTGATTCACGTGGTTTTGGACACGGAAGTCAGACAGCGAAGCCATCAATCTATCCAACTCCAAGGTGGCAGAGGTTGCTGAAGTCTTTGGGAGCACAGGGGATGGGCTGGGAGGGCTGCGAAGAACATAATTTGTGTCAGCTCAGAGCCCTCCAGAGTAGTGAATGCTATCCTCCAGTAACTCAGGGACCCGTCACATCTCTCCCAGCTCTGCCAACTATGTCAAACTCACAGGCTCGGCCTTTTCTGGTCCTCAGATGGGTCCTCCTTCTGTTCCCCTGCAGTCTCCTTGCTAGATGGGAACTGAGACATTATTTCATctgcagagaggaaagaagggcaCTGGACATGGGACCAGAGCCTACCCCCAGCCTGTTTAAGGCTTGTGTCTCTTTAGCTGCTACTCTGGGAGGCGGAGACTGCTCAGtgtctgcccttccctgccctgtccccagcccGTCAAGGCCTA
Coding sequences:
- the TGFB1I1 gene encoding transforming growth factor beta-1-induced transcript 1 protein isoform X1; the protein is MEDLDALLSDLETTTSHMPRSGAPKDRSPESVAAPLPYGHQPQTGSGESAGASGDKDHLYSTVCKPRSPKPAAPAAPPFSSSSGVLGTGLCELDRLLQELNATQFNITDEIMSQFPSSKETAGEQKEDPSEDQKRPSLPPSPSPVLPKTSATSATLELDRLMASLSDFRVQNHVNQLPASGSTQPPVPSSVNEGSPSSPGPASKGSLDTMLGLLQSDLSRRGVPTQTKGLCGSCSKPIAGQVVTALGRAWHPEHFICGGCSMALGGSSFFEKDGAPFCPECYFERFSPRCGLCNQPIRHKMVTALGTHWHPEHFCCVSCGEPFGDEGFHEREGRPYCRRDFLQLFAPRCQGCQGPILDNYISALSALWHPDCFVCRECFAPFSGGSFFEHEGRPLCENHFHARRGSLCATCGLPVTGRCVSALGRRFHPDHFTCTFCLRPLTKGSFQERAGKPYCQPCFVKLFG
- the TGFB1I1 gene encoding transforming growth factor beta-1-induced transcript 1 protein isoform X2, with the protein product MEDLDALLSDLETTTSHMPRSGAPKDRSPESAGASGDKDHLYSTVCKPRSPKPAAPAAPPFSSSSGVLGTGLCELDRLLQELNATQFNITDEIMSQFPSSKETAGEQKEDPSEDQKRPSLPPSPSPVLPKTSATSATLELDRLMASLSDFRVQNHVNQLPASGSTQPPVPSSVNEGSPSSPGPASKGSLDTMLGLLQSDLSRRGVPTQTKGLCGSCSKPIAGQVVTALGRAWHPEHFICGGCSMALGGSSFFEKDGAPFCPECYFERFSPRCGLCNQPIRHKMVTALGTHWHPEHFCCVSCGEPFGDEGFHEREGRPYCRRDFLQLFAPRCQGCQGPILDNYISALSALWHPDCFVCRECFAPFSGGSFFEHEGRPLCENHFHARRGSLCATCGLPVTGRCVSALGRRFHPDHFTCTFCLRPLTKGSFQERAGKPYCQPCFVKLFG